Proteins found in one Erythrobacter sp. 3-20A1M genomic segment:
- a CDS encoding alpha-D-glucose phosphate-specific phosphoglucomutase, which produces MTHFQPITVSTTPFEGQKPGTSGLRKQTEVFRQKHYAENFIQSVFDTIKDRKGATLVIGGDGRFHNQTVAQTAIRMAVANGFGRVVVGRNAWLSTPAASHLIRKHDAIGGLILSASHNPGGPDGDFGIKFNIANGGPAPEAVTQAIHSRSESIAQYRLIDSPELDLTQLGSHDLNETTIDVVDPVADYADLMESLFDFPAIAALLADGFTICMDAMHAITGPYAMEILERRLGAPAGSVINAEPLPDFGGGHPDPNLVHAEQLHDTMMSADGPDFGAASDGDGDRNLILGKGIYVSPSDSLAVLAANAHLIPAFARGIAGLARSMPTSRAADRVAERLGVEAYETPTGWKFFGTLLDAGKVSICGEESAGTGGDHVREKDGLWAILFWLNVIAARREPVAQIMADHWQRYGRDYYARHDYEALDTKTAQALMGDLKERLADLAETRAGELTVERADSFSYTDPVDGSVSENQGLRLVFTDGSRAVLRLSGTGTQGATLRVYLERYEPPSGQLDRDVGEVLVPLANAVDELAGIRSRTGRDAPDVVT; this is translated from the coding sequence ATGACGCATTTCCAGCCGATAACAGTTTCGACCACCCCGTTCGAAGGGCAGAAGCCGGGAACCTCCGGCCTGCGCAAGCAGACCGAGGTGTTCCGGCAAAAGCATTACGCGGAGAACTTCATCCAGTCGGTCTTCGACACGATCAAGGATCGTAAGGGAGCCACGCTGGTCATCGGCGGCGATGGCCGGTTCCATAACCAGACGGTGGCGCAGACCGCGATTCGCATGGCAGTCGCCAATGGATTCGGGCGTGTCGTAGTGGGGCGCAACGCCTGGCTTTCGACCCCCGCGGCCTCGCATCTCATTCGTAAACACGATGCGATCGGGGGCCTGATCCTGTCGGCAAGCCACAACCCCGGCGGTCCCGACGGGGATTTCGGCATAAAGTTCAATATCGCGAATGGTGGCCCGGCACCCGAGGCGGTGACGCAGGCCATCCATTCGCGCAGCGAATCCATCGCACAATATCGCCTGATCGATTCGCCCGAGCTGGATCTGACGCAGCTGGGATCGCACGACCTTAACGAGACCACGATCGACGTGGTCGATCCGGTCGCGGACTATGCGGATCTGATGGAAAGCCTGTTCGACTTTCCCGCGATCGCCGCGTTGCTCGCAGATGGCTTCACCATCTGCATGGACGCGATGCATGCGATCACCGGGCCATACGCAATGGAAATACTGGAAAGGCGCCTGGGAGCGCCTGCGGGCAGCGTTATCAATGCGGAGCCGCTACCCGATTTCGGGGGCGGGCATCCCGACCCCAATCTGGTCCACGCAGAGCAACTGCACGACACGATGATGTCCGCCGATGGGCCTGATTTCGGCGCGGCCTCCGACGGGGACGGGGATCGCAATCTGATCTTGGGCAAGGGCATCTATGTCAGCCCGTCCGATTCGCTGGCGGTTCTGGCGGCCAACGCCCATCTAATTCCGGCCTTTGCGCGCGGCATCGCGGGTCTCGCACGGTCGATGCCAACGAGCCGGGCGGCAGATCGCGTGGCCGAGCGGCTGGGCGTAGAGGCCTACGAAACGCCGACGGGGTGGAAGTTCTTCGGAACCCTGCTCGATGCGGGGAAGGTGTCGATCTGCGGCGAGGAGAGCGCCGGCACGGGTGGCGATCACGTGCGCGAGAAGGATGGCCTTTGGGCGATTCTGTTCTGGCTCAACGTCATCGCAGCGCGCCGCGAGCCGGTGGCGCAGATAATGGCCGACCATTGGCAGCGCTATGGGCGCGATTATTACGCGCGCCACGATTACGAGGCGCTGGACACCAAAACGGCGCAGGCCCTGATGGGCGATCTGAAGGAGCGACTGGCTGATCTGGCGGAGACGCGCGCGGGCGAGCTGACCGTCGAGCGTGCCGACAGTTTCAGCTACACCGACCCGGTCGACGGCTCGGTGTCGGAAAACCAGGGTTTGCGCCTGGTCTTCACCGATGGCTCGCGTGCCGTCTTGCGGCTTTCGGGGACCGGTACGCAAGGTGCGACGCTGCGCGTCTATCTAGAGCGGTACGAGCCCCCGAGCGGACAGCTCGACCGGGATGTCGGGGAGGTGCTCGTCCCGCTGGCGAATGCGGTGGATGAACTGGCGGGTATCAGGTCGCGAACAGGGCGCGATGCGCCCGACGTGGTGACCTGA
- a CDS encoding DapH/DapD/GlmU-related protein has protein sequence MAKASRAGAVGIDMVLKKIRTFLHRRMSGTRRLYLTKVWGMTLGEGSRISLKADLDFTNPSGIHIGAYTMVTPRVQIFTHDFVRARHVDTYIGDNCFIGAGAIILPGVRIGDRCIVAAGSVVSRDVPQRSLVAGNPARVIRSDIRVGHYGMMVGRTVA, from the coding sequence TTGGCGAAGGCCAGTCGCGCAGGGGCGGTCGGGATCGATATGGTGCTGAAGAAAATACGGACTTTCCTTCATCGCAGGATGAGCGGAACACGGCGGCTGTACCTGACGAAGGTCTGGGGCATGACGCTGGGCGAAGGTTCGCGAATCTCGCTGAAGGCCGATCTCGATTTCACGAATCCTTCGGGCATCCATATCGGCGCCTACACCATGGTGACGCCCCGGGTGCAGATCTTCACCCACGATTTCGTGCGCGCACGCCATGTCGACACCTATATCGGCGACAATTGCTTCATCGGAGCAGGCGCGATCATCCTTCCCGGCGTAAGGATCGGCGACCGCTGCATCGTCGCGGCGGGGTCCGTCGTCTCGCGCGACGTGCCGCAAAGATCGCTGGTGGCCGGCAATCCGGCCCGCGTGATCCGGTCTGATATCCGCGTTGGCCATTACGGCATGATGGTCGGCCGCACCGTGGCCTAG
- a CDS encoding XrtV sorting system accessory protein, with protein sequence METVYDWVSVLVFAGLITLFLQRSSMENPPDTIWHYLPPAVGCALANYVGNEGYMIPAVALLVAVLAYTHIVLKPFRSR encoded by the coding sequence TTGGAAACTGTTTACGACTGGGTCTCCGTCCTGGTGTTCGCAGGGTTGATCACCCTGTTCCTGCAGCGCTCCTCGATGGAGAATCCGCCAGACACGATCTGGCACTATCTGCCGCCCGCGGTGGGCTGTGCGCTGGCGAACTATGTCGGCAACGAAGGCTACATGATCCCAGCCGTTGCGCTGCTGGTCGCCGTTCTGGCTTACACCCACATCGTTCTGAAGCCGTTCCGATCGCGCTAG
- a CDS encoding acyltransferase family protein — translation MPSAPNAILAGAPQANGSRPKLTTLEMARGLAALCVVAFHANVSCRLAGAPTFRWMDSLAYGVDFFFVLSGFVVMRAYHRDIGKPRAIAPYLAKRAIRLFPMLWLTVLVAAVAQMASGVPIAGAAILRSLLPYPSLQPALPKVIWALRHGLLFYGGFATLLLSRRAGSALGAMWLLLILAQLLASVAGSPVGGLPAFFLSTYQLDFVLGIALAMIHRERTFARTPIPLLAGLAALTLYLALRDDLGLGRVGEYDYISPGATLGVAIMGSIFALILHGLLRVEGIPAPRGFVALGGASYVLYLIHLPLNAFLHSGIGQLPSIFLDRGLGQIILIAAAVAISLPIHYLVEKPLLVRLRRLLAGRKFARGDTKHPMRTEEEETGTLHDRYRTTATLNPDEKTVGWFSSIFRNNASNDTGAAESSDPVDEEGAEDRVHWRLAGVPSRQARDRDRRARFPQFAAVAGGNASGHAAIARLGRAFTPSHPISDPDLFAGRHDILARLIDLIELQGLHVVLYGDRGIGKTSILRMVSDLAESANYRVVYASCGSDTTFDSLMRSQARKVPLLFHRDFGPTSTQVEEGRTFADELGEGPVTVADMTGLLEKLDGTQLLIVIDEFDRVESERMREQLAELIKNLSDRNVTIQFLIAGVASNLNSLISHIPSIRRNLTGLQVDPLGAKEVEELLENGAAKSGVRFDDKARERLIAYSQGLPYLAQLLGLHASVAARQDGRDVVNEADIVEAGKLAAGELRLRVSAKGVRAVQAAADRIGWATLGEVAGKAMQSLGMLDEPALSEVDEATKSSLFETAPEELKLGNAPEWQFVEEALAPYIWLESLDSARLTHLSGTQTTSEPLRSSW, via the coding sequence ATGCCGAGCGCCCCGAACGCCATCCTAGCAGGGGCACCGCAGGCAAACGGATCGCGGCCGAAGCTTACCACGCTGGAAATGGCGCGCGGTCTGGCCGCGCTTTGCGTGGTGGCGTTTCACGCGAACGTTTCGTGCAGGCTCGCGGGAGCGCCGACCTTCCGGTGGATGGACAGCCTCGCCTATGGCGTGGACTTCTTCTTCGTCCTCTCCGGCTTCGTCGTCATGCGGGCGTATCACCGCGATATCGGGAAGCCCCGGGCGATTGCTCCCTATCTCGCGAAACGGGCAATCCGCCTGTTTCCGATGCTCTGGCTGACTGTGCTGGTCGCCGCGGTCGCGCAGATGGCGAGCGGTGTGCCGATCGCGGGTGCCGCGATCCTGCGATCCCTCCTTCCCTACCCCTCGCTCCAACCTGCACTGCCCAAGGTGATCTGGGCCTTACGCCACGGTCTGCTGTTCTACGGCGGCTTCGCCACTCTGCTTCTTTCGCGCCGGGCGGGTTCGGCGTTGGGCGCGATGTGGCTGTTGCTGATCCTCGCGCAGCTTCTGGCGTCCGTGGCGGGCTCGCCCGTCGGGGGACTGCCGGCCTTTTTCCTCTCGACCTACCAGCTTGATTTCGTCCTGGGCATTGCGCTGGCGATGATCCATCGAGAGCGGACTTTTGCCCGCACGCCAATTCCCTTGCTGGCGGGTTTGGCTGCGCTGACCCTATATTTGGCACTACGGGACGATCTCGGTCTCGGCCGGGTGGGGGAATACGACTACATTTCGCCGGGCGCGACGCTGGGCGTGGCGATCATGGGATCGATCTTCGCACTGATCCTGCACGGCCTGCTACGCGTCGAAGGCATTCCTGCCCCCAGGGGCTTCGTCGCGCTGGGCGGTGCATCATACGTCCTTTACCTCATCCATCTGCCGCTCAACGCCTTTCTTCATAGCGGGATAGGACAGCTTCCATCGATATTCCTGGATCGGGGACTGGGGCAGATCATCCTGATCGCAGCGGCTGTGGCGATTTCATTGCCCATTCACTATTTGGTGGAAAAACCGCTTCTCGTTCGATTGCGCAGATTGTTGGCTGGCAGGAAGTTCGCGCGCGGAGATACAAAACACCCTATGCGCACCGAAGAAGAGGAAACGGGCACTCTTCACGATCGTTACCGCACGACGGCAACCCTTAATCCGGATGAAAAGACAGTGGGCTGGTTTTCAAGCATATTTCGAAACAACGCATCCAACGATACCGGAGCGGCAGAGTCTTCCGATCCCGTCGATGAGGAAGGGGCCGAAGACCGGGTTCACTGGCGCCTCGCCGGCGTGCCGTCGCGGCAGGCACGCGATCGCGACCGCCGGGCTCGGTTTCCACAGTTCGCAGCCGTCGCCGGCGGCAATGCTTCGGGCCACGCGGCCATCGCCCGGCTGGGACGGGCATTTACGCCGTCGCACCCGATTTCCGATCCCGACTTGTTTGCCGGGCGGCACGATATCCTCGCCCGGCTGATCGACCTGATCGAGCTGCAGGGGCTTCACGTCGTGCTGTATGGCGATCGCGGCATCGGCAAGACCTCGATTCTGCGCATGGTTTCCGATCTGGCCGAAAGCGCCAATTATCGCGTCGTGTACGCGTCATGCGGGTCCGACACGACGTTCGACAGCCTGATGCGCAGCCAGGCGCGCAAGGTGCCGTTGCTGTTCCACCGCGATTTCGGTCCGACGAGCACGCAGGTGGAAGAGGGGCGAACCTTCGCTGACGAACTGGGCGAAGGCCCGGTGACAGTGGCCGACATGACCGGCCTGCTCGAGAAGCTGGACGGAACGCAGCTGCTGATCGTCATCGACGAATTCGACCGCGTCGAATCGGAGCGGATGCGCGAACAGCTCGCCGAGCTGATCAAGAACCTGTCGGATCGCAACGTTACGATCCAGTTCCTGATCGCCGGCGTCGCATCGAACCTTAACAGCCTGATATCCCACATTCCGTCCATTCGCCGCAATCTTACCGGACTGCAAGTCGACCCGCTGGGTGCCAAGGAGGTCGAAGAATTGCTGGAGAACGGGGCGGCGAAGTCCGGCGTTCGATTCGACGACAAGGCGCGCGAACGCCTGATCGCCTATTCGCAGGGGCTGCCCTATCTCGCGCAGCTCCTGGGGCTGCATGCCAGTGTGGCAGCACGTCAGGACGGTCGCGATGTGGTCAACGAGGCCGACATCGTCGAGGCGGGAAAGCTGGCGGCGGGGGAATTGCGGCTCCGTGTCTCCGCGAAAGGGGTGCGGGCGGTGCAGGCCGCCGCCGACCGAATCGGTTGGGCGACGCTCGGCGAGGTCGCCGGAAAGGCGATGCAATCGCTCGGGATGCTCGACGAACCCGCTCTCTCCGAGGTTGATGAAGCGACAAAATCGTCCCTATTCGAGACAGCTCCGGAAGAGCTCAAATTGGGCAATGCGCCCGAATGGCAGTTCGTCGAAGAGGCGCTGGCTCCTTATATTTGGCTTGAAAGCTTGGATAGCGCGCGTCTGACCCACCTATCAGGCACCCAAACGACTTCAGAGCCCCTCCGCTCAAGCTGGTGA
- a CDS encoding FxDxF family PEP-CTERM protein, with protein MNLMKKCALAASTVALGLGLSGTATAAPYIDAPTLGDPTGEYGNNDPESRFSDVFTFNLPTYGVLTVTLQSVYQTIDQNVNFIVNGVKLNSENFTVINKGNPEVQTITQRVSPGKQTIQVAGASGPNGAYNGAIIFAAGGVPEPATWMMLILGFGAIGFGMRRKAANVATRVTYA; from the coding sequence ATGAATCTTATGAAGAAATGCGCGCTTGCAGCCTCGACCGTAGCTCTGGGCCTCGGCCTGAGCGGTACGGCGACTGCGGCACCTTACATCGATGCGCCGACGTTGGGCGACCCGACGGGCGAATACGGGAATAACGATCCTGAATCGCGTTTTAGCGACGTGTTCACGTTCAATCTGCCGACCTACGGCGTGCTGACCGTCACCCTTCAGTCGGTTTACCAGACTATCGATCAGAACGTGAATTTCATCGTGAACGGCGTGAAGCTGAATTCCGAGAACTTCACCGTGATCAACAAGGGTAATCCCGAAGTACAGACGATCACCCAGCGGGTTTCGCCCGGCAAGCAAACCATTCAGGTTGCTGGCGCTTCGGGCCCGAACGGTGCCTATAACGGTGCGATCATCTTCGCCGCCGGCGGCGTTCCCGAACCGGCCACCTGGATGATGCTGATCCTCGGCTTCGGCGCGATCGGCTTCGGCATGCGTCGCAAGGCCGCCAACGTCGCGACCCGCGTGACCTACGCCTGA
- a CDS encoding CatB-related O-acetyltransferase — translation MIEKLKIRLWSRNQTTSTELRSYFCDKFRIDVGMHSYGCFDQWRMPGPMKIGRFCSIARTVRYTPINHPYHALTTNPLSYERRFGVVDEDLTSDDCLVIEDDVWIGHHAIILPSCKFIGRGAVIGAGSIVTKDVAPYSIVVGNPARKLKDRFPPDVIDQIEASQWWTLSIPELRALAEFDPTLLLRPTRESLRRWNERERKVAPTFARTHLRQAQA, via the coding sequence TTGATCGAGAAGCTGAAGATCAGGCTCTGGTCGCGCAACCAGACCACTAGTACAGAATTACGCAGCTATTTTTGTGATAAGTTTCGGATCGACGTTGGCATGCACAGCTACGGCTGCTTCGACCAATGGCGCATGCCTGGCCCGATGAAGATCGGCCGGTTTTGTTCGATCGCGCGCACGGTGCGATACACGCCGATCAATCATCCCTACCATGCGTTGACGACCAATCCCTTATCCTACGAGCGTAGATTCGGCGTAGTGGATGAGGACCTCACGTCCGACGATTGTCTCGTCATCGAGGATGACGTTTGGATCGGACATCATGCGATCATTCTTCCGTCCTGCAAATTCATCGGTAGAGGAGCGGTAATCGGTGCGGGATCGATCGTAACAAAGGATGTGGCGCCCTACTCCATCGTGGTTGGCAATCCGGCGCGGAAATTGAAGGATCGCTTTCCGCCGGACGTGATCGACCAGATCGAGGCCTCGCAATGGTGGACCCTCTCGATTCCCGAGTTGAGAGCGCTCGCCGAATTTGATCCCACACTTCTCTTGCGACCAACGCGCGAAAGTTTGCGTCGCTGGAACGAGCGCGAGAGGAAAGTGGCTCCCACGTTCGCACGCACGCACTTACGACAGGCGCAGGCTTGA
- a CDS encoding glycosyltransferase family 2 protein, with protein MQPEISVIIPHYQDLEALDKCLEALRLQTITPAREFEIIVADNNSPVGLEAVAEVVGDRARVVVAMDKGAGPARNAGIGAARGSLLAFTDSDCVPEPGWLEAGLSRLNDFDLVGGRVVVLVEHESRMNGVEAFERVFAFNNARYVAEEGFTGAGNLFCRAETAATIGPFEAVVSEDKEWCKRATKLGFTLGYAHDAVVGHPARTNWRDFLQKWKRINRESYALWRAEGKSVAGWLGRTWLLPASIGPHAVKVLTSKSLSGTGNRARAFGTLAAQRIWRFWDQQRLIFTSKR; from the coding sequence ATGCAACCCGAGATAAGTGTTATCATTCCTCACTATCAGGACCTCGAGGCGCTAGATAAGTGCCTGGAAGCGCTGCGTTTGCAAACTATAACGCCAGCGCGCGAGTTCGAGATAATAGTGGCCGACAACAATTCGCCCGTAGGGCTCGAGGCGGTCGCGGAAGTTGTCGGTGACCGGGCACGCGTCGTCGTCGCCATGGACAAGGGTGCCGGACCAGCGCGCAATGCCGGGATTGGCGCAGCGCGCGGATCGCTTCTCGCTTTCACCGATAGCGACTGCGTCCCCGAACCCGGCTGGCTGGAGGCTGGGCTCAGCCGCCTAAACGATTTCGACCTGGTCGGGGGGCGGGTAGTCGTGCTGGTCGAACACGAAAGCAGGATGAACGGCGTCGAAGCATTCGAAAGGGTCTTCGCCTTCAACAACGCCCGATATGTAGCGGAAGAGGGCTTCACGGGGGCCGGCAATCTTTTCTGTAGAGCGGAAACCGCAGCGACGATCGGCCCGTTCGAAGCAGTGGTTTCCGAAGACAAGGAATGGTGCAAGCGAGCGACGAAACTCGGGTTTACCTTGGGCTACGCGCACGATGCCGTCGTTGGCCATCCTGCGCGTACCAACTGGCGGGATTTCCTGCAGAAGTGGAAACGCATCAATCGCGAAAGCTACGCCCTGTGGCGGGCAGAGGGAAAATCAGTCGCCGGATGGCTCGGAAGGACCTGGTTGCTTCCCGCGTCGATCGGACCACACGCCGTGAAGGTCTTGACGTCCAAATCGCTATCGGGGACGGGAAACCGGGCGCGGGCGTTCGGAACGCTCGCTGCGCAGCGAATATGGCGCTTCTGGGACCAACAAAGACTGATCTTCACTTCGAAGCGATAA
- a CDS encoding O-antigen ligase — MKLPSLPFIGRSARGPVLAGYHVPVRFRAGTILGVLAYTGILIVYGVALTYFGPSVLMPLTAPLAILALVVIWALPDSARPPTRWLNALVFAFLVALLVWPDYLALALPGTPWITALRLTGVPLAVFLFICLSVSRAFRARLFEIVGATRITTGLVVGFAAIATLSVALSNDPATSLNKLVVAYLYWIIIFFASAWVFSKPGNVRKLAWIVWLFVLITSVIGLQEWRLQSVPWAGHIPSFLRIEDPVVQHILSAKSRSTTGIYRVQSKFTTPLGFAEFLALATPFIIFFFVFARNWLLKGAAVATLVLIFISISRTDSRLGAAGFFMSFMLFLAAWAALRWWRERTSLFGPALTLAYPAVFAAFIASTFLIGRMRAMVWGTKAQSFSSQAREAQVERGLPLIWSEPWGRGIGRGALELGYRNLAGGLTIDSYFLLIGLEFGVIGFLVYFGIFLSSASYGARNLFNYRTSEQLLLIPLMISVTNFVIIKTVFAQQENHPLLFMFLGAITALCWQIRKAQQQDGIPG, encoded by the coding sequence ATGAAGCTGCCCTCGCTTCCTTTTATCGGGCGCTCTGCCCGAGGCCCGGTCCTGGCCGGCTATCACGTGCCCGTCAGATTTCGTGCCGGCACAATCCTGGGTGTTCTTGCCTATACCGGCATCCTGATCGTCTACGGGGTGGCGCTGACCTATTTCGGGCCGAGCGTGCTCATGCCGCTGACAGCACCGCTTGCCATCCTGGCGCTGGTCGTGATCTGGGCGCTTCCCGACAGCGCACGCCCGCCGACACGATGGTTGAACGCGCTCGTGTTCGCGTTCCTCGTCGCCCTGCTCGTCTGGCCCGATTATCTTGCCCTTGCGCTGCCCGGAACACCTTGGATCACCGCGTTACGGCTGACCGGTGTGCCGCTTGCCGTGTTTCTGTTCATATGCCTTTCGGTATCGCGGGCGTTCCGCGCGCGATTGTTCGAAATCGTCGGAGCGACGCGGATAACCACCGGACTGGTCGTCGGATTTGCGGCTATCGCTACCCTCAGCGTCGCTCTCTCGAACGACCCGGCGACATCGCTCAACAAGCTGGTGGTCGCGTATCTCTATTGGATCATCATCTTCTTCGCGTCCGCGTGGGTATTCTCCAAGCCTGGGAACGTACGCAAACTCGCGTGGATCGTCTGGCTTTTCGTGCTGATTACCTCGGTCATCGGTCTGCAGGAATGGCGGTTGCAGTCCGTTCCCTGGGCAGGCCATATTCCAAGCTTCCTGCGCATCGAGGACCCGGTCGTCCAGCATATCCTGTCCGCCAAATCGCGATCGACGACGGGCATATACCGGGTGCAGAGCAAGTTCACTACGCCGCTCGGCTTTGCGGAGTTCCTCGCGCTCGCCACCCCCTTCATCATCTTCTTCTTCGTCTTTGCGCGGAACTGGCTGCTGAAAGGGGCCGCGGTCGCCACGCTTGTACTTATTTTCATATCGATATCGCGAACCGACTCGCGGTTGGGAGCAGCCGGCTTCTTCATGTCGTTCATGCTCTTCCTTGCGGCCTGGGCGGCATTGCGGTGGTGGCGCGAGCGCACAAGCCTCTTCGGCCCCGCACTGACCCTTGCGTACCCGGCCGTCTTCGCAGCCTTCATCGCCTCGACATTCTTGATCGGCCGGATGCGAGCAATGGTCTGGGGCACGAAGGCCCAGTCGTTCAGCAGCCAGGCGCGCGAGGCGCAGGTCGAGCGCGGCCTGCCCCTGATCTGGTCGGAGCCCTGGGGGCGCGGGATCGGGCGTGGCGCGTTAGAGCTCGGGTACCGAAATCTGGCAGGCGGACTGACGATCGATTCCTATTTCCTGCTGATCGGGCTGGAATTCGGCGTCATCGGCTTCCTGGTCTATTTCGGCATATTCCTCAGCTCGGCATCGTATGGTGCCAGGAACCTGTTCAATTACCGGACAAGCGAGCAGCTGTTGCTCATACCCCTGATGATTTCGGTAACGAATTTCGTGATCATCAAGACGGTGTTCGCGCAGCAGGAAAATCATCCTCTGCTGTTCATGTTTCTGGGTGCCATCACGGCACTATGCTGGCAAATTCGCAAGGCGCAGCAGCAGGACGGGATACCGGGGTAG
- a CDS encoding lipopolysaccharide biosynthesis protein, which yields MISIAIRVAGVGLGFVVTFFIGRTMGPEANGQYGIIAQTGMFLSIVCVGGIDLSVVRSFSAATAHGTLPSRHSLNRLFGYSLALIAVLCAAILILHDVVTQRLLDNSAVPGALLFLCAILFSRAATRLTSSILRSQKVYIFGQVVEVLIIPGLVIAGVVLGVTRTLYEILASTAVAGLIAAAIGVAASYRKTSAAPGALDIPMRPLLKRAGPLWGVAVSKNLSDWYSLAVVAASLSLYDAGVFRVAMQVATALPIITIGIFSVFSPQIGAAHAREDYGAIARLARSATLLSTVLVIPSGLIVLLFAPEALAVIGPEFRSGATVLQVLILGQICYVCTGPSGLVLAMTGNERVNLLFTMVSLVALLIGLPLAAEYSGLLALSLTMSAILVLRNIASLVAVRRLTGVSILTGRYHPL from the coding sequence TTGATCTCGATCGCCATTCGCGTGGCCGGGGTGGGGCTCGGGTTCGTCGTCACCTTCTTCATCGGGCGGACCATGGGACCGGAGGCGAACGGCCAGTACGGCATAATCGCGCAAACCGGCATGTTCCTCTCGATCGTGTGCGTCGGAGGGATCGACCTGTCGGTGGTACGCAGTTTCTCCGCTGCCACGGCCCACGGCACGCTCCCGTCGCGGCACTCCCTCAATCGCCTGTTCGGCTACAGCCTCGCGCTGATCGCCGTCCTGTGCGCCGCGATCCTGATCCTGCACGACGTCGTTACCCAGCGGCTGCTCGACAATTCCGCAGTGCCGGGCGCGCTGCTGTTCCTGTGCGCGATCCTGTTCTCCCGCGCGGCGACCAGGCTGACCAGCAGCATCCTGCGTTCGCAGAAGGTCTACATCTTCGGCCAGGTCGTGGAGGTCCTGATCATTCCTGGCCTCGTCATCGCCGGGGTCGTCCTCGGCGTCACGCGAACGCTCTACGAGATTCTCGCGTCCACCGCGGTCGCAGGCCTTATCGCGGCGGCGATCGGGGTGGCGGCGTCCTATCGCAAGACGAGCGCGGCACCCGGCGCGCTGGATATTCCGATGCGCCCCCTGCTGAAGCGTGCAGGGCCGCTATGGGGCGTGGCGGTGTCCAAGAACCTGAGCGACTGGTACAGCTTGGCGGTGGTGGCCGCGAGCCTCTCGCTCTACGATGCGGGCGTGTTCCGCGTGGCGATGCAGGTGGCCACCGCGCTGCCGATCATCACCATCGGCATCTTCAGCGTGTTTTCGCCCCAGATCGGTGCCGCTCATGCACGCGAGGATTATGGGGCGATTGCCAGGCTGGCGCGATCCGCGACGCTGCTTTCCACCGTGCTGGTCATTCCGTCCGGACTGATCGTTCTGCTGTTTGCGCCAGAGGCGCTGGCGGTGATCGGTCCCGAGTTCCGCAGCGGCGCGACTGTCCTGCAGGTGCTGATCCTCGGTCAGATCTGCTATGTCTGCACGGGCCCTTCCGGGCTCGTACTCGCGATGACCGGAAACGAGCGCGTCAATTTGCTGTTCACCATGGTAAGCCTCGTAGCACTGCTCATCGGATTGCCGCTTGCAGCAGAGTACTCCGGCCTGCTGGCCCTTTCCCTCACGATGTCGGCGATCCTGGTGCTGCGCAACATTGCGAGTCTCGTGGCAGTCAGGAGGTTGACCGGTGTTTCCATTCTGACAGGCCGGTACCATCCTCTTTGA